A single genomic interval of Candidatus Zixiibacteriota bacterium harbors:
- the gcvPA gene encoding aminomethyl-transferring glycine dehydrogenase subunit GcvPA — protein MAYLSNTDADRKKMLEKIGVGSLEEIFQDIPANLRLNRPLNIPALSEMEVLAELEQLSRQNRQGTVCFAGGGVYDHFIPSALATLAFRPEFMTAYTPYQAEVAQGTLQVIYEFQTHICRLTGMEVANASMYDGATAAAEAALLAISVTGRNRVIVCETVSPFVRDVLAAYVTPRDIEVVTAPMSQGITDLKKLSDLVDNRAACVIVAQPNFFGQLEEVERIGEIIHQAGGKFIMVVDPIVQALLKTPGDISADLAVGEGQPLGIPMSFGGPLLGFFAAKKELVRSLPGRIAARTKDIESRTGFVLTLQTREQHIRRQKATSNICTNQALCATMASIYFSLMGRTGLRQVALLSMEKAQATAKQICALDGFEPYFPGPFVREFAIRTPRPASEIVLRLVDKGILPGVDAGRWYPKLTDCLLVALTEKRTESEIAMLVGGLRELSARGVLSGV, from the coding sequence ATGGCATATTTGTCCAACACCGACGCTGATCGCAAGAAGATGCTGGAGAAGATCGGCGTTGGTTCTCTCGAGGAGATCTTTCAGGATATCCCGGCCAACCTGCGGCTGAACCGACCGCTGAACATCCCCGCTCTTTCAGAAATGGAGGTGCTGGCCGAATTGGAACAGCTTTCTCGGCAGAATCGCCAGGGAACGGTCTGTTTCGCCGGCGGCGGCGTGTACGATCATTTTATTCCGTCGGCTCTGGCCACGCTCGCCTTTCGTCCTGAGTTCATGACCGCTTACACACCGTACCAGGCCGAGGTCGCCCAGGGGACCCTGCAGGTCATCTACGAGTTTCAGACCCATATCTGTCGCCTGACCGGAATGGAGGTTGCGAACGCGTCGATGTACGACGGCGCCACCGCTGCTGCCGAGGCCGCCCTTTTGGCAATATCGGTCACCGGGCGGAACCGTGTCATCGTCTGCGAAACAGTTAGCCCCTTTGTGCGCGATGTCCTGGCGGCATACGTGACTCCTCGCGACATCGAAGTGGTCACCGCGCCGATGAGCCAGGGCATTACCGATCTCAAGAAGCTGTCCGACTTAGTTGACAACCGGGCCGCCTGTGTGATTGTCGCCCAGCCCAATTTCTTCGGACAACTGGAGGAGGTCGAGCGGATCGGCGAGATTATCCATCAGGCGGGCGGCAAGTTCATCATGGTGGTAGATCCGATAGTCCAGGCGCTGCTGAAAACGCCGGGTGATATCAGTGCCGATCTGGCGGTCGGCGAGGGCCAACCTTTGGGAATCCCGATGTCGTTCGGCGGCCCTCTGCTCGGCTTCTTCGCTGCAAAAAAAGAGCTGGTGCGCAGCCTGCCCGGCCGAATCGCCGCCCGCACGAAAGATATCGAAAGCCGCACCGGATTCGTTTTGACTCTTCAAACGCGCGAGCAGCATATCCGCCGCCAGAAGGCAACCTCGAATATCTGCACCAACCAGGCGTTGTGCGCAACGATGGCATCGATCTACTTCAGCCTCATGGGCCGTACCGGCCTGCGGCAGGTGGCCCTGCTGTCCATGGAGAAGGCCCAGGCGACCGCCAAGCAGATCTGCGCTCTCGACGGATTCGAGCCGTACTTCCCCGGTCCGTTCGTGCGCGAATTCGCAATCCGCACGCCGCGCCCGGCGTCTGAAATCGTGCTTCGACTGGTCGATAAGGGCATACTGCCGGGTGTCGATGCCGGTCGCTGGTATCCGAAGTTGACGGACTGTCTGCTCGTGGCGTTGACGGAGAAGCGAACCGAATCGGAAATAGCAATGCTGGTGGGTGGACTGAGGGAGTTATCAGCCCGTGGCGTATTGTCCGGTGTGTAA
- the gcvH gene encoding glycine cleavage system protein GcvH — MNVPADLKYTSEHEWVGVEGRIATVGITDYAQGELGDVVFVELPKIGAVVKRGEAFGTIEAVKAVSELFSPVTGKIVEVNAALGDDPMTVNRDCYGDGWMIRVDIDDHTELEQLLDSDGYSNLIGH, encoded by the coding sequence GTGAATGTTCCAGCAGATTTGAAGTACACCAGCGAGCACGAATGGGTCGGCGTGGAGGGCCGAATCGCCACGGTCGGGATCACGGATTACGCCCAGGGAGAATTGGGCGACGTTGTTTTCGTGGAACTGCCGAAGATCGGCGCTGTTGTCAAGCGGGGTGAAGCCTTCGGCACGATCGAAGCGGTCAAGGCGGTGTCGGAGTTGTTTTCTCCCGTTACGGGTAAGATTGTTGAGGTCAATGCCGCGCTGGGCGATGATCCCATGACGGTCAATCGGGACTGCTACGGCGACGGCTGGATGATCCGGGTGGACATCGACGATCACACCGAACTGGAGCAATTGCTCGATTCCGACGGCTACTCCAATCTGATTGGTCACTAA